A window of Macrotis lagotis isolate mMagLag1 chromosome X, bilby.v1.9.chrom.fasta, whole genome shotgun sequence contains these coding sequences:
- the EIF2B1 gene encoding translation initiation factor eIF2B subunit alpha encodes MNDTELVQYFNSQMKEDPDVASAVAAIRTLLEFLKRDKGETIQGLRANLKNAIKILCSVDSSVAVSSGGELFLRFISLTSLEYSDYLKCKKIMIERGELFLRRISLSRSKIADLCHTFIKDGARILTHAYSRVVLRVLEKAAAAKKRFSVYITESQPDLSGQKMAKALSSLNVPVTVILDAAVGYIMEKVDLVIVGAEGVVENGGIINKIGTNQAAVCAKAQNKPFYVVAESFKFVRLFPLNQQDVPDKFKYKAATLKSVGTGQDLKEEHPWIDYTPPSLITLLFTDLGVLTPSAVSDELIKLYL; translated from the exons ATGAACGACACGG AGTTGGTCCAGTACTTTAATTCCCAAATGAAAGAAGATCCTGACGTGGCCTCTGCCGTGGCTGCCATCCGGACCTTGCTTGAGTTTTTAAAGAGAGACAAAG GGGAGACAATTCAGGGCTTGAGAGCAAACCTCAAAAATGCCATTAAAATCCTGTGCAGTGTAGATTCTTCAGTGGCAGTCTCCTCCGGTGGAGAACTCTTCCTCCGATTCATCAGTCTCACCTCCCTGGAGTACTCA GATTACTTAAAGTGTAAAAAAATCATGATTGAGCGAGGAGAACTCTTTCTTAGGAGGATCTCACTTTCCAGAAGTAAAATTGCAGACCTGTGCCATACTTTCATCAAAGATGGAGCT AGGATATTAACTCATGCCTACTCACGAGTGGTGCTCAGAGTCCTGGAGAAAGCAGCTGCGGCCAAGAAACGATTCAGTGTGTATATCACGGAGTCCCAGCCTGACTTATCTGGGCAA aaaatggcaaaagcTCTCAGCAGTTTGAATGTGCCCGTCACTGTGATTTTAGACGCTGCTGTTGG CTACATCATGGAGAAAGTGGATCTTGTGATAGTTGGTGCGGAAGGAGTTGTTGAAAATGGTGGCATTATTAACAAG ATTGGTACCAACCAGGCAGCCGTGTGTGCCAAGGCACAGAACAAGCCCTTCTACGTAGTCGCGGAGAGTTTCAAGTTTGTCCGACTCTTTCCTTTGAATCAGCAAGATGTGCCGGATAAGTTTAAG TACAAAGCAGCTACACTAAAGTCTGTTGGCACTGGACAAGATCTCAAAGAAGAACACCCCTGGATTGACTATACCCCACCTTCCTTAATCACATTACTGTTCACAGACCTTGGGGTGCTGACACCTTCAGCCGTCAGTGATGAACTCATCAAGCTTTACCTCTAG
- the DDX55 gene encoding ATP-dependent RNA helicase DDX55 isoform X1, translated as MEHVTDDAWETLPGPLHPRVLAALRELGFSRMTPVQSATIPLFMNNKDVAAEAVTGSGKTLAFVIPILQILLKREEKLKKMQVGAIIITPTRELAIQINEVLLHFSKHFPQFSQILLIGGRNPGEDVERFKEQGGNIIIATPGRLEDMFRRKAEGLDLANYVKSLDVLVLDEADRLLDMGFEASINTILEFLPKQRRTGLFSATQTQEVENLVRAGLRNPVRISVKEKGVAATSTQKTPSRLENYYMVCKADEKFNQLVHFLRNHKQEKHLVFFSTCACVEYYGKALEALIKNVKIMCIHGKMKYKRNKIFMEFRKLQSGILVCTDVMARGIDIPEVNWVLQYDPPSNASAFVHRCGRTARIGHAGSALVFLLPMEESYVNFLSINQKCPLQEMKLQKNPADLLPQLKSMALADRAMFEKGMKAFVSCVQAYAKHECNLIFRLKDLDFASLARGFALLRMPKMPELRGKQFPDFVPVTIDTDTIAFKDKNREKQRQKFLEQQRKEKKDSEGRKKFIKNKAWSKQKAKKEKKKKMIEKRKREEEFDMEDEDMQELLNDTRLLKKLKKGKMSEEEFEKRLLAHDKSKGKQEDLGSSDVGEDI; from the exons ATGGAGCACGTGACGGACGACGCCTGGGAGACGCTGCCGGGGCCGCTGCACCCGCGGGTGCTGGCGGCCCTGCGCGAGCTCGGCTTCTCCCGCATGACGCCGGTGCAG TCCGCCACCATCCCTCTCTTCATGAACAACAAAGACGTGGCAGCCGAAGCT GTCACAGGTAGCGGCAAAACCCTGGCCTTTGTCATTCCCATCCTGCAAATTCTgctgaagagggaagaaaagttaaagaaaatgcAG GTTGGAGCCATCATCATCACACCTACCAGAGAGCTTGCCATCCAGATTAATGAAGTGCTGTTACATTTTTCTAAGCATTTTCCACAATTCAG cCAGATTCTTTTAATTGGGGGTAGAAACCCAGGAGAAGACGTTGAGAGGTTCAAAGAACAAGG tggAAATATCATAATTGCCACTCCAGGCCGATTGGAGGACATGTTCAGGAGAAAGGCTGAAGGGTTGGATTTGGCAAATTATGTGAAGTCCCTCGATGTTCTGGTGTTGGATGAAGCAGACCGCCTTTTGGACATGGGGTTTGAAGCCAG TATAAATACTATTTTGGAATTTTTGCCAAAGCAGAGGAGAACAGGCCTCTTCTCTGCTACTCAGACTCAAGAGGTTGAGAACCTGGTAAGGGCTGGTCTTCGGAATCCTGTCCGAATTTCAGTGAAAGAGAAAGGGGTGGCAGCCACCAGCACCCAGAAGACTCCCAGTCGCCTGGAGAACTACTACATG GTATGCAAAGCAGATGAGAAATTTAATCAACTTGTGCATTTTCTCCGAAATCATAAGCAGGAAAAACACCTGGTGTTCTTCAG TACCTGTGCCTGTGTGGAATATTATGGAAAGGCTCTTGAGGCCCTGATTAAGAATGTAAAAATAATGTGCATCCATGGGAAGATGAAATATAAACGtaataaaatattcatggaaTTTAGAAAACTACAAAG TGGTATTTTAGTGTGCACTGATGTGATGGCCCGGGGAATAGACATACCTGAAGTCAACTGGGTTTTGCAGTATGACCCACCTAGCAATGCAAG TGCCTTTGTGCATCGCTGTGGCCGCACGGCCCGAATTGGCCACGCTGGCAGTGCCCTCGTCTTCTTGCTTCCCATGGAAGAGTCCTATGTCAATTTTCTCTCCATTAATCAAAAG TGTCCCCTGCAGGAGATGAAACTGCAGAAAAACCCAGCTGACCTTCTCCCTCAGCTGAAGTCAATGGCCCTGGCTGACCGAGCAATGTTTGAAAAGGGCATGAAAGCTTTTGTGTCTTGTGTCCAGGCCTATGCAAAGCACGAATGCAATCTCATCTTCCGATTAAAAG atctaGATTTTGCTAGTCTCGCCCGAGGTTTTGCCCTACTACGGATGCCCAAGATGCCAGAGCTAAGAGGAAAACAGTTTCCAGATTTTGTACCTGTTACTATTGATACAGACACTAttgcatttaaagataaaaatagagagaaacagagacagaaatttctggagcaacaaagaaaagaaaaaaaggacagtgaagggagaaagaaatttatCAAGAACAAAGCCTGGTCAAAGCAGAAagccaagaaggaaaagaagaaaaaaatgattgaaaagaggaaaagagaagag GAATTTGATATGGAAGATGAAGACATGCAAGAGCTGCTCAATGATACAAGACtcttaaaaaagttaaaaaagggcAAAATGAGTGAAGAAGAGTTTGAAAAGAGGCTGTTGGCACATGACAAAAGTAAGGGCAAGCAGGAGGATTTGGGGTCCTCAGATGTAGGTGAAGACATCTGA
- the DDX55 gene encoding ATP-dependent RNA helicase DDX55 isoform X2, translating to MAEGRSATIPLFMNNKDVAAEAVTGSGKTLAFVIPILQILLKREEKLKKMQVGAIIITPTRELAIQINEVLLHFSKHFPQFSQILLIGGRNPGEDVERFKEQGGNIIIATPGRLEDMFRRKAEGLDLANYVKSLDVLVLDEADRLLDMGFEASINTILEFLPKQRRTGLFSATQTQEVENLVRAGLRNPVRISVKEKGVAATSTQKTPSRLENYYMVCKADEKFNQLVHFLRNHKQEKHLVFFSTCACVEYYGKALEALIKNVKIMCIHGKMKYKRNKIFMEFRKLQSGILVCTDVMARGIDIPEVNWVLQYDPPSNASAFVHRCGRTARIGHAGSALVFLLPMEESYVNFLSINQKCPLQEMKLQKNPADLLPQLKSMALADRAMFEKGMKAFVSCVQAYAKHECNLIFRLKDLDFASLARGFALLRMPKMPELRGKQFPDFVPVTIDTDTIAFKDKNREKQRQKFLEQQRKEKKDSEGRKKFIKNKAWSKQKAKKEKKKKMIEKRKREEEFDMEDEDMQELLNDTRLLKKLKKGKMSEEEFEKRLLAHDKSKGKQEDLGSSDVGEDI from the exons ATGGCGGAGGGCAGG TCCGCCACCATCCCTCTCTTCATGAACAACAAAGACGTGGCAGCCGAAGCT GTCACAGGTAGCGGCAAAACCCTGGCCTTTGTCATTCCCATCCTGCAAATTCTgctgaagagggaagaaaagttaaagaaaatgcAG GTTGGAGCCATCATCATCACACCTACCAGAGAGCTTGCCATCCAGATTAATGAAGTGCTGTTACATTTTTCTAAGCATTTTCCACAATTCAG cCAGATTCTTTTAATTGGGGGTAGAAACCCAGGAGAAGACGTTGAGAGGTTCAAAGAACAAGG tggAAATATCATAATTGCCACTCCAGGCCGATTGGAGGACATGTTCAGGAGAAAGGCTGAAGGGTTGGATTTGGCAAATTATGTGAAGTCCCTCGATGTTCTGGTGTTGGATGAAGCAGACCGCCTTTTGGACATGGGGTTTGAAGCCAG TATAAATACTATTTTGGAATTTTTGCCAAAGCAGAGGAGAACAGGCCTCTTCTCTGCTACTCAGACTCAAGAGGTTGAGAACCTGGTAAGGGCTGGTCTTCGGAATCCTGTCCGAATTTCAGTGAAAGAGAAAGGGGTGGCAGCCACCAGCACCCAGAAGACTCCCAGTCGCCTGGAGAACTACTACATG GTATGCAAAGCAGATGAGAAATTTAATCAACTTGTGCATTTTCTCCGAAATCATAAGCAGGAAAAACACCTGGTGTTCTTCAG TACCTGTGCCTGTGTGGAATATTATGGAAAGGCTCTTGAGGCCCTGATTAAGAATGTAAAAATAATGTGCATCCATGGGAAGATGAAATATAAACGtaataaaatattcatggaaTTTAGAAAACTACAAAG TGGTATTTTAGTGTGCACTGATGTGATGGCCCGGGGAATAGACATACCTGAAGTCAACTGGGTTTTGCAGTATGACCCACCTAGCAATGCAAG TGCCTTTGTGCATCGCTGTGGCCGCACGGCCCGAATTGGCCACGCTGGCAGTGCCCTCGTCTTCTTGCTTCCCATGGAAGAGTCCTATGTCAATTTTCTCTCCATTAATCAAAAG TGTCCCCTGCAGGAGATGAAACTGCAGAAAAACCCAGCTGACCTTCTCCCTCAGCTGAAGTCAATGGCCCTGGCTGACCGAGCAATGTTTGAAAAGGGCATGAAAGCTTTTGTGTCTTGTGTCCAGGCCTATGCAAAGCACGAATGCAATCTCATCTTCCGATTAAAAG atctaGATTTTGCTAGTCTCGCCCGAGGTTTTGCCCTACTACGGATGCCCAAGATGCCAGAGCTAAGAGGAAAACAGTTTCCAGATTTTGTACCTGTTACTATTGATACAGACACTAttgcatttaaagataaaaatagagagaaacagagacagaaatttctggagcaacaaagaaaagaaaaaaaggacagtgaagggagaaagaaatttatCAAGAACAAAGCCTGGTCAAAGCAGAAagccaagaaggaaaagaagaaaaaaatgattgaaaagaggaaaagagaagag GAATTTGATATGGAAGATGAAGACATGCAAGAGCTGCTCAATGATACAAGACtcttaaaaaagttaaaaaagggcAAAATGAGTGAAGAAGAGTTTGAAAAGAGGCTGTTGGCACATGACAAAAGTAAGGGCAAGCAGGAGGATTTGGGGTCCTCAGATGTAGGTGAAGACATCTGA
- the DDX55 gene encoding ATP-dependent RNA helicase DDX55 isoform X3: MKCCYIFLSIFHNSVLHEAAGSFDKEDPSVPSVVAQLVSFQISGNIIIATPGRLEDMFRRKAEGLDLANYVKSLDVLVLDEADRLLDMGFEASINTILEFLPKQRRTGLFSATQTQEVENLVRAGLRNPVRISVKEKGVAATSTQKTPSRLENYYMVCKADEKFNQLVHFLRNHKQEKHLVFFSTCACVEYYGKALEALIKNVKIMCIHGKMKYKRNKIFMEFRKLQSGILVCTDVMARGIDIPEVNWVLQYDPPSNASAFVHRCGRTARIGHAGSALVFLLPMEESYVNFLSINQKCPLQEMKLQKNPADLLPQLKSMALADRAMFEKGMKAFVSCVQAYAKHECNLIFRLKDLDFASLARGFALLRMPKMPELRGKQFPDFVPVTIDTDTIAFKDKNREKQRQKFLEQQRKEKKDSEGRKKFIKNKAWSKQKAKKEKKKKMIEKRKREEEFDMEDEDMQELLNDTRLLKKLKKGKMSEEEFEKRLLAHDKSKGKQEDLGSSDVGEDI; the protein is encoded by the exons ATGAAGTGCTGTTACATTTTTCTAAGCATTTTCCACAATTCAG TTCTGCATGAAGCTGCTGGCTCCTTTGATAAAGAAGATCCAAGTGTTCCCTCTGTTGTGGCCCAACTTGTCTCTTTCCAAATTAG tggAAATATCATAATTGCCACTCCAGGCCGATTGGAGGACATGTTCAGGAGAAAGGCTGAAGGGTTGGATTTGGCAAATTATGTGAAGTCCCTCGATGTTCTGGTGTTGGATGAAGCAGACCGCCTTTTGGACATGGGGTTTGAAGCCAG TATAAATACTATTTTGGAATTTTTGCCAAAGCAGAGGAGAACAGGCCTCTTCTCTGCTACTCAGACTCAAGAGGTTGAGAACCTGGTAAGGGCTGGTCTTCGGAATCCTGTCCGAATTTCAGTGAAAGAGAAAGGGGTGGCAGCCACCAGCACCCAGAAGACTCCCAGTCGCCTGGAGAACTACTACATG GTATGCAAAGCAGATGAGAAATTTAATCAACTTGTGCATTTTCTCCGAAATCATAAGCAGGAAAAACACCTGGTGTTCTTCAG TACCTGTGCCTGTGTGGAATATTATGGAAAGGCTCTTGAGGCCCTGATTAAGAATGTAAAAATAATGTGCATCCATGGGAAGATGAAATATAAACGtaataaaatattcatggaaTTTAGAAAACTACAAAG TGGTATTTTAGTGTGCACTGATGTGATGGCCCGGGGAATAGACATACCTGAAGTCAACTGGGTTTTGCAGTATGACCCACCTAGCAATGCAAG TGCCTTTGTGCATCGCTGTGGCCGCACGGCCCGAATTGGCCACGCTGGCAGTGCCCTCGTCTTCTTGCTTCCCATGGAAGAGTCCTATGTCAATTTTCTCTCCATTAATCAAAAG TGTCCCCTGCAGGAGATGAAACTGCAGAAAAACCCAGCTGACCTTCTCCCTCAGCTGAAGTCAATGGCCCTGGCTGACCGAGCAATGTTTGAAAAGGGCATGAAAGCTTTTGTGTCTTGTGTCCAGGCCTATGCAAAGCACGAATGCAATCTCATCTTCCGATTAAAAG atctaGATTTTGCTAGTCTCGCCCGAGGTTTTGCCCTACTACGGATGCCCAAGATGCCAGAGCTAAGAGGAAAACAGTTTCCAGATTTTGTACCTGTTACTATTGATACAGACACTAttgcatttaaagataaaaatagagagaaacagagacagaaatttctggagcaacaaagaaaagaaaaaaaggacagtgaagggagaaagaaatttatCAAGAACAAAGCCTGGTCAAAGCAGAAagccaagaaggaaaagaagaaaaaaatgattgaaaagaggaaaagagaagag GAATTTGATATGGAAGATGAAGACATGCAAGAGCTGCTCAATGATACAAGACtcttaaaaaagttaaaaaagggcAAAATGAGTGAAGAAGAGTTTGAAAAGAGGCTGTTGGCACATGACAAAAGTAAGGGCAAGCAGGAGGATTTGGGGTCCTCAGATGTAGGTGAAGACATCTGA
- the DDX55 gene encoding ATP-dependent RNA helicase DDX55 isoform X4: protein MKLLAPLIKKIQVFPLLWPNLSLSKLGRLEDMFRRKAEGLDLANYVKSLDVLVLDEADRLLDMGFEASINTILEFLPKQRRTGLFSATQTQEVENLVRAGLRNPVRISVKEKGVAATSTQKTPSRLENYYMVCKADEKFNQLVHFLRNHKQEKHLVFFSTCACVEYYGKALEALIKNVKIMCIHGKMKYKRNKIFMEFRKLQSGILVCTDVMARGIDIPEVNWVLQYDPPSNASAFVHRCGRTARIGHAGSALVFLLPMEESYVNFLSINQKCPLQEMKLQKNPADLLPQLKSMALADRAMFEKGMKAFVSCVQAYAKHECNLIFRLKDLDFASLARGFALLRMPKMPELRGKQFPDFVPVTIDTDTIAFKDKNREKQRQKFLEQQRKEKKDSEGRKKFIKNKAWSKQKAKKEKKKKMIEKRKREEEFDMEDEDMQELLNDTRLLKKLKKGKMSEEEFEKRLLAHDKSKGKQEDLGSSDVGEDI, encoded by the exons ATGAAGCTGCTGGCTCCTTTGATAAAGAAGATCCAAGTGTTCCCTCTGTTGTGGCCCAACTTGTCTCTTTCCAAATTAG GCCGATTGGAGGACATGTTCAGGAGAAAGGCTGAAGGGTTGGATTTGGCAAATTATGTGAAGTCCCTCGATGTTCTGGTGTTGGATGAAGCAGACCGCCTTTTGGACATGGGGTTTGAAGCCAG TATAAATACTATTTTGGAATTTTTGCCAAAGCAGAGGAGAACAGGCCTCTTCTCTGCTACTCAGACTCAAGAGGTTGAGAACCTGGTAAGGGCTGGTCTTCGGAATCCTGTCCGAATTTCAGTGAAAGAGAAAGGGGTGGCAGCCACCAGCACCCAGAAGACTCCCAGTCGCCTGGAGAACTACTACATG GTATGCAAAGCAGATGAGAAATTTAATCAACTTGTGCATTTTCTCCGAAATCATAAGCAGGAAAAACACCTGGTGTTCTTCAG TACCTGTGCCTGTGTGGAATATTATGGAAAGGCTCTTGAGGCCCTGATTAAGAATGTAAAAATAATGTGCATCCATGGGAAGATGAAATATAAACGtaataaaatattcatggaaTTTAGAAAACTACAAAG TGGTATTTTAGTGTGCACTGATGTGATGGCCCGGGGAATAGACATACCTGAAGTCAACTGGGTTTTGCAGTATGACCCACCTAGCAATGCAAG TGCCTTTGTGCATCGCTGTGGCCGCACGGCCCGAATTGGCCACGCTGGCAGTGCCCTCGTCTTCTTGCTTCCCATGGAAGAGTCCTATGTCAATTTTCTCTCCATTAATCAAAAG TGTCCCCTGCAGGAGATGAAACTGCAGAAAAACCCAGCTGACCTTCTCCCTCAGCTGAAGTCAATGGCCCTGGCTGACCGAGCAATGTTTGAAAAGGGCATGAAAGCTTTTGTGTCTTGTGTCCAGGCCTATGCAAAGCACGAATGCAATCTCATCTTCCGATTAAAAG atctaGATTTTGCTAGTCTCGCCCGAGGTTTTGCCCTACTACGGATGCCCAAGATGCCAGAGCTAAGAGGAAAACAGTTTCCAGATTTTGTACCTGTTACTATTGATACAGACACTAttgcatttaaagataaaaatagagagaaacagagacagaaatttctggagcaacaaagaaaagaaaaaaaggacagtgaagggagaaagaaatttatCAAGAACAAAGCCTGGTCAAAGCAGAAagccaagaaggaaaagaagaaaaaaatgattgaaaagaggaaaagagaagag GAATTTGATATGGAAGATGAAGACATGCAAGAGCTGCTCAATGATACAAGACtcttaaaaaagttaaaaaagggcAAAATGAGTGAAGAAGAGTTTGAAAAGAGGCTGTTGGCACATGACAAAAGTAAGGGCAAGCAGGAGGATTTGGGGTCCTCAGATGTAGGTGAAGACATCTGA